A single region of the Rhodoligotrophos defluvii genome encodes:
- the ehuD gene encoding ectoine/hydroxyectoine ABC transporter permease subunit EhuD, giving the protein MDWDWSFVREILPTLFEGVKITILATLLGAAVAAVVGLLFAIVRRSPNPLVARTTSFIVEFIRGTPLLVQLYFLFYILPDLGITLAPLVAGVIGLGLHYGTYTAEVYRAGIENVARGQWEAAKACNLSPIQSWIHVILPQAIPPMIPALANYLVAMFKETPLLSAVTVLELMNQARSVANFNYRYLEPMTLVGAFFLVISLISVFLLRMLERRFGRLG; this is encoded by the coding sequence ATGGATTGGGACTGGAGCTTCGTCCGCGAGATCTTGCCCACCCTGTTCGAGGGGGTGAAGATCACCATCCTCGCCACCCTGTTGGGCGCGGCGGTGGCGGCGGTGGTGGGCTTGCTGTTCGCGATCGTGCGCCGCTCGCCAAACCCGCTGGTGGCGCGCACCACCTCGTTCATCGTGGAGTTCATCCGCGGCACCCCGCTCCTGGTGCAGCTCTACTTCCTGTTCTACATCCTGCCGGATCTGGGCATCACGCTGGCGCCGCTGGTGGCAGGGGTGATCGGCCTCGGGCTGCATTACGGGACCTACACGGCGGAGGTTTACCGGGCCGGTATAGAGAACGTGGCCCGCGGCCAGTGGGAGGCAGCAAAGGCCTGCAATCTAAGCCCCATCCAGAGCTGGATCCATGTGATCCTACCGCAGGCCATACCGCCGATGATCCCGGCACTAGCCAATTACCTGGTGGCCATGTTCAAGGAAACGCCGCTGCTTTCGGCGGTCACCGTGCTGGAGCTGATGAACCAAGCGCGCAGCGTGGCCAATTTCAACTACCGCTATCTCGAGCCCATGACCCTGGTCGGCGCCTTCTTCCTGGTGATCAGCCTTATCTCGGTGTTCCTGCTGCGCATGCTGGAGCGCCGGTTCGGACGGCTCGGCTGA
- the ehuC gene encoding ectoine/hydroxyectoine ABC transporter permease subunit EhuC → MNRWFEYLPLILEGALVTVELTVLGCMLALVVAFIAGLGRLSRWRIIRWLASVYIEFFRGTSIFVQLFWIYFVLPLFGVSLTPLQAGVLALGFNVGAYGAEVVRGAVQSIGREQYEACTALNLTRWQALRHVILPQAFVIMLPTFGNNAIELLKATAIVSLISLADLTFQAQVVRAQTGNTMMPFMTILVIYFAFASIISFGVRGLERRLTRGLDGVRS, encoded by the coding sequence ATGAACCGCTGGTTCGAGTATCTCCCCCTCATTCTGGAGGGGGCGCTGGTGACGGTCGAGCTGACCGTGCTCGGTTGCATGCTGGCGCTCGTGGTTGCGTTCATCGCCGGCCTCGGCCGGCTATCGCGCTGGCGCATTATCCGCTGGCTCGCCAGTGTCTATATCGAGTTCTTCCGCGGCACCTCGATCTTCGTGCAGCTGTTCTGGATCTATTTCGTGCTGCCGCTGTTCGGGGTGTCGCTGACGCCTCTGCAGGCTGGCGTCCTGGCCCTGGGGTTCAATGTGGGCGCCTATGGGGCGGAGGTGGTGCGCGGCGCCGTCCAGTCCATCGGCCGCGAGCAGTACGAGGCCTGCACCGCCCTCAACCTCACCCGCTGGCAGGCTCTGCGCCATGTGATCCTGCCCCAGGCTTTCGTGATCATGCTGCCCACCTTCGGCAACAACGCCATCGAGCTGCTGAAGGCGACGGCGATCGTCTCCTTGATCTCGCTGGCCGATCTCACTTTCCAGGCGCAGGTGGTGCGGGCGCAGACCGGCAATACCATGATGCCGTTCATGACCATCCTGGTCATCTATTTCGCCTTCGCCTCGATCATCTCGTTCGGGGTGCGCGGGCTCGAACGGCGTCTGACCCGCGGCCTCGACGGCGTGCGGAGCTGA
- the eutB gene encoding hydroxyectoine utilization dehydratase EutB, producing MSSGLVTLADIEAARERIAGQVLRTAMMPSPSLAARTGVPVLLKMEQRQITGSFKLRGATNALMSLAPAARARGVVGVSTGNHGRGLAHAAKAEGVRCVVCMSSLVPANKVEGIRALGAEIRIVGRSQDEAQVEVDRLVAEEGMTMVPPFDDPTVIAGQGTLGLEMVEEAPDMEAVLVPVSGGGLAAGIGRAVKALKPGVRVIGVSMARGAAMHASLTAGKPVLVEEEETLADSLGGGIGLDNRYTFPMLRELLDEIVLLNEDEIAAGITHAYRQEREVVEGSGAVGIGALLAGKMQLGGPTVVLLSGRNIDMDLHQRIVSGAWTAGDANKGKFA from the coding sequence ATGAGTTCAGGGCTTGTCACATTGGCGGATATCGAGGCGGCGCGCGAACGCATCGCCGGCCAGGTATTGCGCACGGCCATGATGCCGTCACCGAGCCTTGCGGCGCGGACTGGCGTTCCCGTGCTGCTCAAGATGGAGCAGCGCCAGATCACCGGCAGCTTCAAGCTGCGCGGGGCGACCAATGCGCTGATGTCGCTTGCCCCGGCGGCGAGGGCGCGCGGGGTGGTGGGCGTTTCCACCGGCAATCACGGGCGCGGGCTTGCCCATGCAGCCAAGGCCGAAGGGGTGCGCTGCGTGGTGTGCATGTCGAGCCTGGTGCCGGCCAACAAGGTGGAGGGCATCCGCGCGCTGGGCGCGGAAATCCGCATCGTCGGCCGTTCGCAGGACGAGGCCCAGGTGGAGGTCGATCGGCTGGTGGCGGAGGAGGGGATGACCATGGTGCCGCCCTTCGATGATCCGACTGTTATCGCCGGGCAGGGGACTCTCGGGCTGGAGATGGTGGAGGAAGCGCCCGACATGGAGGCGGTTCTGGTGCCGGTGTCGGGCGGCGGACTCGCGGCAGGCATCGGCCGTGCGGTGAAGGCGCTCAAGCCGGGGGTGCGGGTCATTGGCGTCTCTATGGCACGCGGTGCTGCCATGCATGCAAGCCTTACCGCCGGCAAGCCGGTGCTGGTGGAGGAAGAGGAGACGCTGGCGGACTCGCTGGGCGGCGGCATCGGTCTCGACAACCGCTACACCTTTCCGATGCTGCGGGAACTGCTCGACGAGATCGTGCTGTTGAATGAAGACGAGATCGCGGCCGGCATCACCCATGCCTATCGGCAGGAGCGGGAGGTGGTGGAAGGCTCCGGCGCGGTCGGCATCGGTGCGCTGCTGGCCGGGAAAATGCAGCTAGGCGGGCCCACGGTCGTGCTGCTCTCGGGACGGAACATCGACATGGACCTGCATCAGCGGATCGTCTCCGGCGCTTGGACGGCCGGTGATGCAAACAAGGGGAAATTCGCATAA
- a CDS encoding SDR family oxidoreductase: MSVAEHTRTAIVTGATSGIGHATAVGLLEAGAHVMAVGRRVDRLDELAARFGDRLQICAADLSRDGEAARVLNALPEGWAADTLIHAAGHDAGGNVPFHASDLADLQDKLAVNLTVAAALIHALLPAWVARDRGDLVVVGSIAAREAAAGLVPYGLTKHGLHGLMAGLRVDYAATGLRFVEIIPGVVRSGFATRRWGGDETRADAFYERFTAWLTPEDVAGAILWALAQPDHVSSDEIVLRPTRR; this comes from the coding sequence ATGAGTGTGGCTGAGCATACGCGCACGGCGATCGTCACCGGCGCCACCAGCGGCATCGGCCATGCGACGGCCGTAGGCTTGCTGGAGGCCGGCGCCCATGTCATGGCGGTGGGCAGGCGGGTGGACCGCCTCGACGAGTTGGCCGCCCGGTTCGGCGATCGCCTGCAGATCTGCGCGGCCGACCTCTCCCGCGATGGCGAGGCCGCCCGGGTGCTGAACGCGCTGCCCGAAGGCTGGGCGGCCGACACGCTCATTCATGCGGCAGGCCATGATGCGGGCGGCAATGTGCCGTTCCACGCGAGCGATCTGGCCGACCTGCAGGACAAGCTCGCGGTCAATCTCACGGTGGCCGCCGCGCTCATTCACGCCCTGCTGCCGGCCTGGGTCGCCCGCGACCGGGGCGACCTGGTTGTGGTGGGCTCGATCGCCGCGCGCGAGGCAGCAGCGGGCCTTGTTCCCTATGGGCTCACCAAGCATGGTCTGCACGGGCTCATGGCCGGCCTGCGCGTGGATTATGCCGCCACCGGTCTGCGCTTCGTCGAGATCATCCCCGGTGTGGTGCGCAGCGGCTTCGCCACCCGCCGCTGGGGCGGCGACGAGACCCGCGCCGATGCCTTCTACGAACGCTTCACGGCGTGGCTCACCCCTGAAGATGTCGCCGGGGCGATCCTGTGGGCGCTGGCGCAGCCGGACCATGTGAGCAGCGACGAGATCGTGCTGCGGCCGACCCGGAGGTAG
- the ada gene encoding bifunctional DNA-binding transcriptional regulator/O6-methylguanine-DNA methyltransferase Ada: protein MTLIEPFETQAPSMTHPTEQDPRWQAVVDRDARSDGQFVYAVKTTGVYCRPSCAARLAKPKNVAFYDTGADAAAAGFRPCRRCRPDEPSRAEMNAAVVAVACRRIAEADEAPRLEELANAAGMSPFHFHRVFKSVTGITPRAYAAAHRVKRVREALSRPEESVTAAIYDAGFGSNSRFYEKSNEVLGMTPTAFRKGGAKAKIIFAVGQCSLGAILVARSDKGICAIHLGDDPEALLRGLQDQFPNAELIGGDATFEALVAKVVGFIEQPQIGLDLPLDIRGTAFQQRVWEALRQIPPGKMASYAEIARRIGEPKAVRAVAQACAANTIAVAIPCHRVVRTDGALSGYRWGVDRKRDLLAREVKL, encoded by the coding sequence ATGACACTCATTGAACCCTTCGAGACCCAGGCGCCAAGCATGACGCACCCCACCGAGCAGGACCCGCGCTGGCAGGCAGTCGTCGATCGCGACGCCCGCTCCGATGGCCAGTTCGTCTATGCGGTGAAAACCACCGGCGTCTATTGCCGGCCAAGCTGCGCCGCCCGGCTCGCCAAGCCGAAGAACGTCGCCTTCTACGATACAGGCGCTGATGCGGCCGCTGCGGGCTTCCGGCCCTGCCGCCGCTGCCGCCCGGATGAACCATCCCGTGCGGAGATGAACGCCGCGGTCGTGGCCGTAGCCTGCCGTCGCATTGCCGAGGCCGACGAGGCGCCACGGCTGGAGGAATTGGCGAACGCCGCCGGCATGAGCCCGTTCCACTTCCACCGGGTGTTCAAGTCGGTCACCGGCATCACGCCGCGCGCCTATGCCGCCGCCCACCGGGTGAAGCGGGTGCGCGAGGCATTGAGCCGGCCTGAGGAAAGCGTGACCGCCGCAATCTATGATGCGGGCTTCGGCTCCAACAGCCGCTTCTACGAAAAGTCGAACGAGGTGCTCGGCATGACGCCCACCGCCTTCCGCAAGGGAGGCGCCAAGGCGAAGATCATCTTCGCCGTCGGGCAATGCTCCCTCGGCGCCATCCTGGTCGCCCGCAGCGACAAGGGCATTTGCGCCATTCACTTGGGCGATGATCCCGAGGCCCTCCTGCGCGGTTTGCAGGACCAGTTCCCCAATGCCGAGCTGATCGGCGGCGATGCCACCTTCGAGGCGCTGGTGGCCAAGGTGGTCGGCTTCATAGAGCAGCCTCAGATCGGCCTCGACCTGCCCCTGGACATCCGCGGCACGGCCTTCCAGCAGCGGGTATGGGAGGCACTACGCCAGATCCCACCCGGCAAAATGGCGAGCTATGCGGAGATCGCCCGCCGTATCGGGGAGCCCAAAGCTGTGCGCGCTGTGGCGCAGGCTTGCGCCGCCAACACCATTGCGGTGGCCATCCCCTGCCATCGTGTGGTGCGCACCGACGGTGCCCTGTCCGGCTATCGCTGGGGTGTGGACCGCAAGCGCGACCTGCTCGCCCGCGAGGTGAAGCTGTGA
- the eutC gene encoding ectoine utilization protein EutC — protein sequence MPRMTVLTEAELRRIVPLDQAAVDCVEQAFLALATKAVAMPPILRLDIPEHRGEVDVKTAYVPGLDGFAIKISPGFFDNPKLGLPSLNGLMVLFSARTGLVEALLLDNGYLTDVRTAAAGAVAAKHLARPDAAVAAVLGAGAQARLQLEALTLVRPIRKARIWARNGERAAAAAREMAEKLGITVEAAASVKDAVAGADVIVTTTPATEPLLGAGNLEPGQHVTAMGSDSEHKNELAPDVLKQADLYVADSLAQVRRLGELHHAIAAGAVAADAVFAELGAIIAGKTPGRPSAEALTVCDLTGTGVQDTAIATLANARAKAAGAGVPFDT from the coding sequence ATGCCGCGCATGACCGTGCTGACCGAGGCGGAACTGCGGCGCATCGTGCCGCTCGATCAGGCGGCGGTGGACTGCGTGGAGCAGGCCTTCCTGGCGCTGGCCACCAAGGCGGTGGCGATGCCGCCGATCCTGCGGCTGGACATTCCGGAGCATCGGGGCGAGGTGGACGTGAAGACCGCCTATGTGCCCGGGCTGGACGGGTTTGCCATCAAGATCAGTCCGGGCTTCTTCGACAATCCCAAGTTGGGCTTGCCCAGCCTCAACGGGCTGATGGTGCTGTTCAGCGCCCGTACCGGCTTGGTGGAAGCGCTGCTGCTGGACAACGGCTATCTCACGGACGTGCGCACGGCCGCGGCGGGCGCGGTTGCGGCCAAGCACCTCGCGCGGCCTGATGCGGCGGTGGCGGCCGTGCTCGGCGCCGGTGCCCAAGCGCGGCTGCAGCTCGAAGCGCTGACGCTGGTGCGGCCGATCCGCAAGGCGCGCATCTGGGCCCGCAATGGCGAACGGGCCGCCGCTGCAGCGCGCGAGATGGCCGAGAAGCTCGGGATCACCGTCGAGGCCGCAGCATCGGTTAAGGACGCGGTGGCGGGCGCGGATGTGATCGTCACCACCACGCCGGCAACCGAGCCGCTGCTGGGTGCAGGTAACCTGGAGCCGGGCCAGCATGTCACCGCCATGGGCTCGGATTCCGAGCACAAGAACGAGCTGGCGCCCGATGTGCTGAAGCAGGCCGATCTCTACGTGGCCGACAGCCTCGCGCAAGTGCGGCGGCTGGGCGAGCTGCATCATGCCATCGCAGCGGGGGCGGTTGCCGCCGACGCCGTGTTTGCGGAGCTCGGCGCCATCATTGCCGGGAAGACGCCGGGGCGGCCGTCGGCCGAGGCCCTCACCGTCTGCGACCTCACCGGCACGGGCGTGCAGGATACCGCCATCGCCACACTCGCCAATGCCCGGGCGAAGGCTGCGGGCGCCGGCGTGCCGTTCGATACCTGA
- the doeB gene encoding N(2)-acetyl-L-2,4-diaminobutanoate deacetylase DoeB: protein MNMIDTLPPSPIRPTVDFDRNGVQHGFLRLPYSRDDSAWGSVMIPITVVRNGKGPTALLTGANHGDEYEGPIALFDLARSLKPEEVSGRVIIVPAMNYPAFSAGTRTSPIDRGNLNRSFPGRPDGTATQKIADYFSRYLLPLADVVLDFHSGGKTLDFLPFAAAHILPDKAQQARCFAAVEAFSAPYSVRMLEIDAVGMYDTTAEALGKVFVTTELGGGGTSRAETVHIAKRGVRNVLRHAGILSGAVEKARTCFIDMPSDDCFHFAEGDGLIEPCVDLGAPVRRGDVLARVYPIGRTGRAPAEYHAKLDGMLVARHFPGLVKAGDCLAVLGTIEGA, encoded by the coding sequence ATGAATATGATTGACACTTTGCCGCCTTCCCCGATCCGCCCGACGGTCGATTTCGACCGGAATGGCGTGCAGCATGGCTTCCTGCGCCTGCCCTATAGCCGGGATGACTCGGCTTGGGGCTCGGTGATGATTCCGATCACGGTGGTGCGCAATGGCAAAGGGCCCACGGCACTTTTGACCGGGGCCAATCACGGCGACGAGTACGAGGGGCCGATCGCCCTGTTCGATCTGGCTCGCAGCCTCAAGCCGGAGGAGGTGAGCGGCCGGGTGATCATCGTGCCGGCCATGAACTATCCGGCCTTCAGCGCGGGCACGCGCACGTCGCCCATCGACCGGGGCAATCTCAACCGCTCGTTCCCCGGGCGGCCGGACGGGACGGCGACGCAGAAGATCGCGGACTATTTCAGCCGCTATCTGCTGCCGCTCGCCGATGTGGTGCTGGATTTCCACTCCGGCGGCAAAACGCTCGATTTCCTGCCGTTCGCGGCGGCGCACATCCTGCCCGACAAGGCGCAGCAGGCGCGGTGCTTCGCGGCAGTGGAGGCGTTCTCCGCGCCTTATTCCGTGCGCATGCTCGAGATCGACGCCGTAGGCATGTATGACACGACCGCCGAGGCGCTGGGCAAGGTGTTCGTCACCACGGAACTGGGCGGCGGCGGCACGTCTCGCGCCGAAACGGTACATATCGCCAAGCGGGGGGTGCGCAACGTGCTGCGGCATGCGGGCATCCTGTCCGGCGCGGTGGAGAAGGCGCGGACATGCTTCATCGACATGCCGTCGGATGACTGCTTCCACTTTGCGGAAGGCGATGGGCTGATCGAGCCTTGCGTGGACTTGGGTGCACCAGTGCGCAGGGGGGACGTGCTGGCGCGGGTCTATCCCATCGGGCGCACGGGACGCGCGCCGGCTGAATACCACGCCAAGCTCGACGGTATGCTCGTGGCGCGCCATTTCCCCGGGCTGGTGAAGGCCGGCGATTGCCTGGCGGTGCTCGGCACTATTGAGGGTGCCTGA
- a CDS encoding 2OG-Fe(II) oxygenase, which yields MTARAKLVQNPVGHAAERVARQDWTKLADELDGFGCAVIEQLLAPEECSAIAGLYDDEQHFRSHIVMARHGFGRGEYRYFRYPLPELIAALRSALYPPLAAIANRWNERMGIATRYPARHEDLLAACHAAGQLRPTPLLLRYKPGDYNCLHQDLYGELAFPLQVAILLSQPGRDFTGGEFVLTEQRPRMQSRAEVVPLNMGDAVIFAVHHRPVRGTKGDYRVNLRHGVSRLRSGQRHTLGIIFHDGR from the coding sequence GTGACCGCCCGGGCCAAGTTGGTGCAAAACCCTGTCGGCCACGCGGCCGAGAGGGTCGCTCGGCAAGACTGGACGAAGCTCGCCGACGAGCTCGACGGCTTCGGCTGCGCTGTCATCGAGCAGCTGCTCGCGCCCGAGGAATGTTCCGCCATCGCGGGACTTTACGATGACGAGCAGCATTTCCGCAGCCACATCGTCATGGCGCGGCACGGCTTCGGCCGCGGTGAGTACCGATACTTCCGTTACCCCCTGCCCGAGCTGATCGCCGCACTGCGCAGCGCCCTTTACCCGCCGCTCGCGGCGATCGCCAATCGCTGGAACGAGCGTATGGGCATTGCCACGCGCTATCCAGCGCGGCACGAAGACCTTTTGGCCGCCTGCCACGCTGCCGGGCAGTTGCGGCCCACACCGCTGCTGCTGCGCTATAAACCCGGCGACTACAACTGCCTGCATCAGGATCTGTACGGCGAGTTGGCCTTCCCTCTCCAGGTCGCCATCCTGCTCTCGCAGCCGGGCCGCGATTTCACAGGAGGCGAATTCGTGCTGACGGAACAGCGGCCCCGCATGCAAAGCCGCGCCGAAGTGGTGCCCCTGAACATGGGCGACGCGGTGATCTTCGCGGTCCATCACCGTCCCGTGCGTGGCACCAAGGGCGATTACCGGGTGAACCTCCGCCACGGCGTCAGCCGTCTGCGCTCCGGCCAGCGGCATACGCTTGGCATCATCTTCCACGATGGACGATAG
- a CDS encoding SDR family oxidoreductase, producing MSDAPRTALVVGALGIVGEALIQQLVSLGDWRIKGISRTAPQSAHGWTHVPLDLTDPEACRTAATDTLADVTHVFYCARYSSPEPREEARINRAMLANLLQPLVQRADALAHICLVHGTKWYGSHLGPYRTPAREDDPRHLGPNFYYDQYDDLLALHARHGGWSWSTVRPHIVCSSSAGYPFNLITLLGAYGSLCASRGLPLDFPGSEACFRSISQATDAGLLARAMVWAATTPASANQSFNIINGDYFRWSGLWPKLADFFGVPMGIVRPMSLARAMADAGADWQKLATQNGLADYPLAKLANWSFGDFLFSAGWDDMSSIVKSRRFGFTDAVDTEDNILEALATLRARRIIP from the coding sequence ATGAGTGATGCGCCGAGAACCGCGCTCGTCGTCGGTGCGCTAGGGATCGTCGGCGAGGCCCTCATCCAGCAGCTGGTGAGCCTGGGCGACTGGCGCATCAAAGGCATCTCGCGCACCGCGCCGCAATCAGCTCACGGCTGGACCCATGTGCCGCTCGACCTGACCGACCCCGAGGCCTGCCGCACAGCGGCCACCGATACGCTCGCCGATGTCACCCACGTGTTCTACTGCGCCCGCTACAGCAGCCCGGAACCCCGCGAGGAAGCCCGCATCAACCGCGCCATGCTGGCCAATCTGCTGCAGCCTCTTGTCCAGCGGGCCGACGCCCTCGCCCATATCTGCCTGGTTCATGGCACCAAGTGGTATGGCAGCCATCTCGGCCCCTACCGCACCCCGGCGCGGGAGGATGACCCGCGCCACCTCGGGCCCAATTTCTACTATGACCAGTATGACGACCTGCTCGCGCTGCACGCGCGCCATGGCGGCTGGAGCTGGTCCACCGTTCGGCCCCATATCGTCTGCTCCAGCAGCGCCGGCTATCCCTTTAACCTCATAACCCTGCTCGGCGCCTATGGCAGTCTCTGCGCCAGCCGCGGCCTGCCCCTCGACTTTCCCGGCAGCGAGGCCTGCTTCCGCTCCATATCCCAGGCAACCGATGCCGGCCTGCTCGCCCGCGCCATGGTCTGGGCCGCCACCACCCCGGCCTCAGCCAACCAGTCCTTCAACATCATCAATGGCGACTATTTCCGCTGGAGCGGCCTATGGCCGAAGCTCGCCGACTTCTTCGGTGTGCCCATGGGTATCGTGCGGCCCATGAGCCTGGCCCGCGCCATGGCCGATGCCGGCGCGGACTGGCAGAAGCTCGCAACCCAAAACGGCCTGGCCGATTACCCCCTGGCCAAGCTCGCCAATTGGTCCTTCGGCGATTTCCTGTTCTCCGCCGGCTGGGACGACATGTCCTCCATCGTCAAATCCCGCCGCTTCGGCTTCACTGATGCCGTGGACACGGAAGACAACATCCTGGAAGCTTTGGCCACCCTCCGCGCCCGCAGGATCATCCCCTGA
- the eutA gene encoding ectoine utilization protein EutA: MTAIRIERATLVPQLDPRAVARRIGLIVLATDHTTEQDFRRMVAREDLAVYTARIAYENPTTPDNLRLMQPRLKDGAALLLPDESLDVICYSCTSASVVIGDGQVEAAIQAAKPGTPVVTPPLAAVAGLRALGTRRISILTPYTVETSTPMAAYFAGHGLDIARFTCLGFEDDREMARIKPASLIEAAVAAMVPDAEALFISCTALRSAAVVPEIERAIGRPVVTSNLATAWQCLRLCGVEAARPEWGRLMGLPARAAA, encoded by the coding sequence ATGACCGCAATTCGCATTGAACGCGCCACGCTGGTGCCGCAGCTTGATCCGCGGGCGGTGGCCCGCCGCATCGGGCTGATCGTGCTGGCGACGGACCATACGACGGAGCAGGATTTCCGGCGGATGGTGGCGCGCGAGGATCTGGCTGTCTATACAGCCCGCATCGCTTATGAGAACCCGACCACGCCGGACAATCTGCGGCTGATGCAGCCGCGGCTCAAGGACGGGGCGGCCCTGTTGCTGCCGGACGAGAGCTTGGATGTCATCTGCTATTCCTGCACATCGGCCTCGGTGGTGATCGGCGATGGGCAGGTGGAGGCGGCCATTCAGGCGGCCAAGCCGGGCACACCGGTGGTCACACCGCCTTTGGCGGCGGTGGCGGGTCTGCGGGCGCTGGGCACGCGGCGGATCAGCATCCTGACGCCCTACACGGTCGAGACCAGCACGCCCATGGCGGCCTATTTCGCCGGGCATGGGCTGGATATCGCCCGGTTCACCTGCCTCGGCTTCGAGGATGACCGGGAGATGGCGCGGATCAAGCCCGCCTCGCTGATCGAGGCGGCGGTTGCCGCCATGGTGCCCGATGCGGAGGCCCTGTTCATCTCCTGCACGGCCCTGCGCTCGGCGGCGGTCGTGCCGGAAATCGAGCGGGCGATCGGGCGGCCGGTGGTGACCAGCAATCTCGCCACGGCCTGGCAGTGCCTGCGTCTCTGCGGGGTTGAAGCGGCGCGGCCGGAATGGGGCAGGCTGATGGGCCTGCCGGCGCGGGCCGCCGCGTGA
- the doeA gene encoding ectoine hydrolase DoeA (DoeA (degradation of ectoine A) is also called EutD (ectoine utilization D).), producing the protein MTQVKLNFTREEYAERLAKTRKAMAERGIDLLIVSDPANMAWLTGYDGWSFYVHQCVLVPPEGEPIWYGRKQDSNGAKRTAYLAHDNILWYPDHYVQSTERHPMDFLASIIDERGWARGTIGVEMDNYWYSAAAHASLQRHLPNAQFVDANVLVNWQRAVKSPQELDYMRKAARIVEAMHARIVETVEPGMRKCDLVAEIYDAGIRGVQDFGGDYPAIVPLLPSGEDASAPHLTWDDAPMKSGEGTFFEIAGCYKRYHCPLSRTVFLGKPNQAFLDAEKAVLEGMEAGLAAARPGNTCEDIANAFFAVLKKYGIVKDNRTGYSIGLSYPPDWGEHTMSLRPGDRTVLQPGMTFHFMTGLWLETMGLEITESIVITENGVECLANVPRQLFVKA; encoded by the coding sequence ATGACCCAAGTAAAGCTCAATTTCACGCGGGAAGAATATGCCGAGCGGCTGGCCAAGACGCGCAAGGCCATGGCGGAGCGCGGCATCGATCTCTTGATCGTCTCCGATCCCGCCAACATGGCCTGGCTCACCGGCTATGACGGCTGGTCGTTCTATGTGCATCAATGCGTGCTGGTGCCGCCGGAGGGCGAGCCGATCTGGTATGGCCGGAAGCAGGATTCGAACGGCGCCAAGCGCACCGCCTACCTCGCCCATGACAATATCCTGTGGTACCCGGACCATTATGTGCAGTCCACGGAACGTCACCCGATGGACTTTCTCGCCTCGATCATCGATGAGCGCGGCTGGGCGCGAGGCACAATCGGCGTCGAGATGGACAATTACTGGTACTCGGCTGCGGCGCATGCCTCCCTGCAGCGGCACCTGCCCAATGCCCAGTTCGTGGACGCCAATGTGCTGGTGAACTGGCAGCGGGCGGTGAAGAGCCCGCAGGAGCTGGACTATATGCGCAAGGCGGCGCGCATCGTCGAGGCGATGCATGCGCGCATCGTCGAGACGGTCGAGCCGGGCATGCGCAAATGCGACCTGGTGGCCGAGATCTATGATGCGGGCATTCGCGGCGTCCAGGATTTCGGCGGCGACTATCCGGCGATCGTGCCGCTGCTGCCTTCCGGCGAGGATGCCTCGGCGCCCCATCTCACCTGGGACGATGCGCCGATGAAATCGGGCGAGGGGACGTTTTTCGAGATCGCGGGCTGCTACAAGCGCTATCACTGCCCCTTGTCGCGCACGGTGTTCCTGGGCAAGCCGAACCAGGCGTTTCTCGATGCGGAAAAGGCGGTGCTGGAGGGCATGGAGGCCGGGCTTGCGGCCGCCCGGCCGGGCAATACCTGCGAGGACATCGCCAATGCCTTTTTTGCGGTGCTGAAGAAGTACGGCATCGTGAAGGACAACCGCACGGGCTATTCCATCGGGCTCAGCTATCCGCCGGACTGGGGCGAGCACACCATGAGCCTGCGGCCGGGCGACCGGACGGTGCTGCAACCGGGCATGACGTTCCATTTCATGACCGGGCTGTGGCTGGAGACCATGGGCCTGGAGATCACCGAGAGCATCGTGATCACGGAAAACGGTGTGGAGTGCCTGGCCAATGTTCCCCGTCAGCTGTTCGTGAAGGCATAA